A section of the Myxocyprinus asiaticus isolate MX2 ecotype Aquarium Trade chromosome 22, UBuf_Myxa_2, whole genome shotgun sequence genome encodes:
- the si:ch211-175m2.4 gene encoding uncharacterized protein si:ch211-175m2.4, with protein MIATPVYQQQPNEVSRFLKIKPLVFGVLEILTALIGIGFIIWQHFWFHLWSPVFCILTGAVTVSAACKPNPCLVKTAQVFNYVNIATAATSLRVNLVRWGLSLVVLMGCDILALIFSIIIASSSCFCCCRPKSRSDAAVSYMNTNLPVNNIVFVGQLDPSALPQPGSSVLSVMPANYRPVPTAPPAYYVPVPTALPGNYGPVPNAHPANYGPLPTTPPPAYEACVLESRTQ; from the exons ATGATAGCCACTCCAGTTTACCAGCAGCAGCCAAATGAAGTTTCTAGATTCCTGAAAATCAAGCCACTGGTTTTTGGG GTTTTGGAAATATTGACAGCTTTAATAGGAATCGGTTTTATAATCTGGCAACATTTTTGGTTCCATTTGTGGTCACCAGTCTTT tgcattttaaCTGGAGCCGTAACAGTCTCAGCTGCATGCAAGCCTAACCCATGTCTG GTCAAAACCGCACAGGTTTTCAACTACGTAAACATTGCAACGGCTGCTACCTCCCTCCGCGTTAACCTGGTCCGTTGG GGTTTGAGTTTGGTTGTCCTCATGGGCTGCGATATTCTGGCCTTAATCTTCTCTATTATCATTGCCTCATCATCTTGTTTCTGCTGCTGCAGGCCAAAG tcaAGAAGTGATGCCGCGGTCAGTTACATGAACACAAATTTGCCTGTTAACAATATTGTGTTTGTGGGCCAACTGGACCCCTCTGCATTGCCACAACCTGGTAGTTCAGTCCTGTCTGTGATGCCAGCAAACTACAGACCTGTCCCGACTGCACCTCCAGCATACTACGTGCCCGTCCCTACTGCACTGCCAGGAAACTATGGACCTGTCCCAAATGCACATCCAGCAAACTATGGTCCACTCCCAACTACACCTCCACCAGCCTATGAG